The Bemisia tabaci chromosome 8, PGI_BMITA_v3 genome has a segment encoding these proteins:
- the LOC109033506 gene encoding uncharacterized protein, whose translation MILKRLQSSRPSRKWGPNFRSPVAPLSGLNEKLSLALGLCPVDSGGLNLAWGTVVALTLGVVASFYAVNVVEPVRIVYCESAAGNCTFFWSLLIDFLIFTVAVVLCPAVNFFLRSERETALKFIHRVDAGLNFTPSLHKIDKVIAFFYVYLSLLIFSEFALNTSGDLEGITAYIVENGLIFLSDVYFLVLEIEFFGIAWSFQKRFKAINKTVSLLIFPKWNKIPTVFSNAAQETATSRFDRLVDLHWYLSQGVSSINKVYGFKLGMLLFYLFYRLLIIPHVMTILITTTEDGLSMKVWWFMYHACQLALLVLPAADSAKNGETLIKTICQGLGTSTHVVQDQMLSALTKLSVHDVDFCAFNIISLDRKLISSIVGAIATYLIVLTQLRSTSISVEEEIDH comes from the exons ATGATCCTGAAACGCCTGCAATCATCGCGGCCATCTCGGAAATGGGGCCCGAACTTCAGAAGCCCGGTGGCTCCCCTAAGCGGGCTCAACGAGAAACTGAGCCTAGCGCTAGGCCTGTGTCCGGTCGATAGCGGCGGCCTAAACCTAGCGTGGGGCACGGTCGTGGCCTTAACCCTCGGCGTCGTGGCCTCTTTCTACGCTGTCAATGTCGTCGAGCCAGTCCGCATCGTCTACTGCGAGTCCGCCGCTGGCAACTGCACCTTCTTCTGGTCTCTCCTCATCGACTTCCTCATCTTCACCGTCGCCGTCGTCCTCTGTCCAGCGGTCAACTTCTTCCTCCGCTCGGAGCGAGAGACCGCCCTCAAGTTCATTCATAGAGTGGATGCCGGGCTCA ACTTCACTCCAAGTCTTCATAAAATTGACAAAGTCATTGCTTTTTTCTACGTTTACCTAAGTCTTCTCATATTTTCGGAATTTGCATTGAACACCTCGGGTGATCTGGAAGGCATCACCGCCTACATCGTGGAGAACGGACTCATTTTCCTGTCGGACGTCTACTTCCTGGTTCTTGAAATAGAGTTCTTTGGGATTGCATGGAGTTTCCAAAAGAGATTCAAAGCAATCAATAAAACTGTGTCTCTTCTGATATTTCCGAAATGGAATAAAATTCCGACCGTTTTTAGCAATGCAGCTCAAG AGACTGCAACCAGTCGATTCGATCGGTTAGTCGACCTACATTGGTACCTAAGCCAAGGCGTGTCCTCGATCAACAAGGTTTACGGATTCAAGCTGGGTATGCTCCTATTCTACTTGTTCTATCGTTTGCTCATCATTCCTCACGTCATGACGATTCTCATCACCACGACGGAGGATGGACTTTCGATGAAAGTTTGGTGGTTCATGTACCATGCCTGCCAGCTCGCCTTGCTAGTGCTGCCCGCTGCGGACAGTGCTAAAAAC gGAGAAACGTTGATAAAAACGATATGTCAGGGCCTTGGTACAAGCACACACGTCGTACAAGACCAA ATGCTGAGTGCATTGACGAAATTAAGTGTTCATGACGTCGACTTCTGCGCTTTTAATATCATATCATTAGATCGGAAATTAATATCGTCG ATCGTTGGAGCAATTGCCACCTATCTCATCGTTCTCACTCAACTAAGAAGTACAAGTATCTCTGTGGAGGAGGAGATAGATCACTGA